A segment of the Longimicrobiales bacterium genome:
ACGGTGTCGCCGACGCCGGTACCGCCCGTGAAGATCAGGTGACGGGCGAGCCCGCGGTCATAGAGGTCGAGCGCATGATCGAGCCGTGCCTGGAGCACGGGTGACGGTCGGCCGTTGTACTGCGCCGCGCCCAGCACGACAATCGCATCGACTTCCCGCGTGCCGGGCCAGGCACCGGCCACCATGACGGCGGCGATGGACATGGTCCACAGCAGGATGACGCTCAGGAAGACGCCGGCCATGAAGCGGCCGATGCGCGACAGTGCACTCACAGCGGGTGTGTCAGCCGGTCGTGCAGGATGGACGGTCCGGCCGTGTCGCGCAGGAACGCTGCGGCGGCCTCCGCCCCCATGGCAATGCGGTCCTCCGCTTCCGTCAGCAGCTCCGGATCTGCACCCTCTTCCGCGAACTCGGCGCGCGCGAGTGCGTCCTGCGCCGCATCGTCCCAGCCGGCCGCGGCGGCGGCGAGTGCGCCGAGCACCTGCGCCTCCGCGTCCTGCGGCCGTTCGGTCGCGGCGCGCACCAGCTCTTCAGCCGACTCCTCCGTGCGTTTCAGCTCATGCAGCACCAGTCCGTGCAGCACGCGCGTCCACGAGTCGTCCTCCGCCAGTGCGAGTGCGCGCTCCATAGCCGTCGCTGCCGATTCCAGGTCGCCCTTCAGCGCGTGCGCCGTGCCGAGCTCGCCATGTACGACGGGATCGTCCGGGTCGATCTGCGCCGCCGCGTCCAGCTGCTCGAGCGCTTCGCCGAACATCCCCTCACGCGCCAGGTACGCGCCGTACTGCAGCCGCGTGATCGCCAGC
Coding sequences within it:
- a CDS encoding YdcF family protein, producing the protein MSALSRIGRFMAGVFLSVILLWTMSIAAVMVAGAWPGTREVDAIVVLGAAQYNGRPSPVLQARLDHALDLYDRGLARHLIFTGGTGVGDTV
- a CDS encoding tetratricopeptide repeat protein, translated to MMEVEETLKHALQLGEEQRFDEMAHMLAEALQADPDEPYILGWLAVAERELGNDGAAYEYFKRCVAAEPLDPQLLALAGSGLAAFDDPDAETTLRAAALMGPELAITRLQYGAYLAREGMFGEALEQLDAAAQIDPDDPVVHGELGTAHALKGDLESAATAMERALALAEDDSWTRVLHGLVLHELKRTEESAEELVRAATERPQDAEAQVLGALAAAAAGWDDAAQDALARAEFAEEGADPELLTEAEDRIAMGAEAAAAFLRDTAGPSILHDRLTHPL